From the Caldalkalibacillus uzonensis genome, one window contains:
- a CDS encoding branched-chain amino acid ABC transporter permease, whose translation MRNKGIILLIIIALAFALVFPQFPFVNNYLLHVSIVIFLHIIFGLSWNLLGGYTGQISFGHAMFLGMGAYTTMILVTQYEINPLTAILLGAVFAVFLALPVGLVLFKLRGPYFALGTLATAEIIRLVALNWSSLTGGGVGILLLNIPPINVGFMEFQLGSKESFYYFTLLFTIITIIVMYWLLRRKEGYYFLSIREDEDASLALGIDTRLYKTYALLISAFFTGISGGIMALVVGIIEPQTVFAVHLSAEMIFVAVIGGIGTIMGPIIGSFILVILTEILYDWVGTAYLILYGLLLMLVILYMPEGVYGWLKRKFLSTFSRKEV comes from the coding sequence ATGAGGAACAAAGGGATCATACTGCTAATCATTATTGCTCTTGCGTTCGCCTTGGTATTTCCGCAATTTCCGTTTGTTAATAATTATCTTTTGCATGTCAGTATTGTCATCTTTTTGCATATTATCTTTGGATTGTCCTGGAATTTATTAGGGGGATATACAGGCCAAATCTCTTTTGGACACGCCATGTTTTTAGGAATGGGCGCTTATACGACTATGATTCTTGTTACCCAATATGAGATTAATCCTTTGACAGCAATACTGCTGGGAGCGGTTTTTGCCGTGTTTCTGGCCTTGCCTGTTGGTCTTGTTCTGTTCAAATTAAGAGGACCATATTTTGCCCTGGGAACGTTGGCTACGGCAGAAATAATCCGTTTAGTGGCGTTGAATTGGAGCTCATTAACCGGGGGAGGAGTGGGTATTCTGTTACTTAATATTCCCCCAATTAATGTTGGTTTTATGGAATTTCAGCTGGGAAGTAAAGAGTCGTTTTACTACTTCACTCTTCTGTTTACAATTATAACAATTATTGTGATGTACTGGTTATTAAGACGAAAAGAGGGTTATTATTTTTTGTCCATTCGTGAAGATGAGGACGCATCATTAGCCTTAGGGATAGATACAAGATTGTATAAAACGTATGCTCTGTTGATCAGTGCTTTTTTTACTGGTATTTCAGGTGGAATTATGGCTTTAGTTGTCGGGATTATTGAACCGCAGACCGTTTTTGCCGTTCATTTAAGTGCCGAAATGATTTTCGTAGCTGTTATTGGGGGGATTGGAACCATTATGGGGCCAATCATAGGTTCATTTATACTGGTCATTTTAACTGAAATTTTGTATGACTGGGTGGGAACCGCTTATCTTATTCTTTACGGTCTGTTGCTGATGCTTGTTATTCTGTATATGCCTGAAGGAGTTTACGGCTGGTTAAAGAGGAAATTTCTAAGCACATTCAGTAGGAAGGAGGTATAA
- a CDS encoding branched-chain amino acid ABC transporter permease, giving the protein MNLFMQSIIDGILNGAIYAVIALGLTLIFGVMKIINMAHGEFVMLGMFSTYFIYQYAGLDPYLTIPFTGIIVFLFGLLMYQFGVGKIPGLTEENSLLFTAGASLFIANLAQFLWSPNYRRLDLPYGVTTLQVGDLAISVTKIISLCIVLVCVIGLWYFLHKTFVGMAIRASSQEKIAASLMGINVKRIAMITFGIGAGFSAIAGTLLTAEIAFYPTVGTIFIIKAFIVVVLGGMGNIPGAAVGGIILGVAESLGAVYVSSGFTDAYGLIIFLLILLFRPQGLLGRKV; this is encoded by the coding sequence TTGAATTTATTTATGCAAAGTATTATCGATGGCATTTTGAACGGTGCGATTTATGCCGTGATCGCTCTCGGTTTAACATTAATTTTTGGGGTAATGAAAATCATTAATATGGCCCATGGTGAGTTTGTCATGCTGGGTATGTTTAGTACTTATTTTATATATCAATACGCAGGTCTTGATCCATATTTAACAATACCGTTTACAGGGATCATCGTTTTTCTGTTTGGATTGTTGATGTATCAGTTTGGTGTGGGGAAAATTCCTGGTTTAACTGAAGAAAATTCACTTTTGTTTACAGCAGGAGCCAGCTTGTTTATCGCTAATTTAGCTCAATTTTTATGGTCCCCAAACTATAGGAGACTTGATCTTCCTTACGGTGTTACCACACTTCAGGTAGGGGATTTAGCTATCTCGGTGACCAAAATCATCTCGTTATGTATTGTTTTAGTCTGTGTTATTGGCCTTTGGTATTTCTTGCACAAAACATTTGTCGGGATGGCCATACGTGCATCCAGTCAGGAAAAAATAGCAGCATCTTTGATGGGAATTAATGTTAAACGAATTGCGATGATTACATTTGGGATTGGAGCTGGCTTTTCTGCTATAGCTGGAACGTTGTTAACAGCTGAAATCGCATTTTATCCCACTGTGGGAACGATTTTTATCATTAAAGCTTTTATTGTCGTTGTGTTGGGCGGCATGGGAAATATTCCTGGTGCTGCGGTTGGTGGCATTATTCTCGGTGTAGCAGAAAGTTTGGGAGCGGTTTATGTTTCATCTGGATTTACCGATGCATACGGGTTAATCATCTTTCTGTTGATTCTATTATTCAGACCTCAAGGTCTACTCGGTCGTAAGGTGTAA
- a CDS encoding ABC transporter substrate-binding protein, translating to MKNKLFILVVLMLAVSLSLLGCGNESASGPVENEGDGTATEEGGEQSVEGVIKIGAVLPMTGPAAVFGEKFQNAYTMAVEEINEAGGVRGGMKLELVIEDSQERPEEGVKSAERLINDDDVLILTGGRSSGVTFAVARVANQYQMPYLIDHGSTDLATQSGWEYVFRFNPTAGMYSEALQDFLINETDVSSVAYIQVDNAFGDAIYEYGLKDFFEEKGYDVLYEKYDENSLDLRPIMNNVKNFGPDAVIMTSGTDNEATQIMRAAAEAGVNAKVFAGTGAGHSIMGFYEQAGDLAEYVMSSAPWHGDKSQDEWHEFYNNYRDRYGHSPGEHEVEGYVSIYIIADVLERAESLNREDVRKALAETDMMTIFGPIKFEDFDGYTNQNRGITELSQWIDGELVSVYPEEVADREPVYPFPSWNER from the coding sequence TTGAAAAACAAGTTATTCATTTTGGTTGTTTTGATGCTTGCAGTCAGTTTGTCTTTACTGGGGTGCGGGAATGAGAGTGCCTCGGGTCCGGTTGAAAACGAAGGTGATGGTACAGCAACGGAGGAAGGAGGAGAGCAGTCTGTGGAGGGAGTCATTAAAATTGGTGCTGTGTTGCCTATGACTGGACCTGCCGCCGTGTTTGGTGAAAAATTCCAAAATGCCTACACTATGGCTGTGGAAGAGATTAATGAAGCAGGCGGTGTCCGTGGGGGAATGAAGCTGGAGTTAGTGATTGAAGACTCTCAGGAGCGCCCTGAAGAAGGAGTGAAGTCTGCCGAGCGTCTCATCAATGATGATGACGTGTTGATTTTAACTGGCGGACGGTCTAGTGGCGTGACATTCGCTGTGGCTCGAGTGGCTAATCAATATCAGATGCCTTATTTAATAGACCATGGTTCAACCGACTTGGCTACTCAATCCGGATGGGAATATGTCTTTCGTTTCAACCCGACGGCTGGGATGTATTCAGAAGCACTGCAGGACTTCTTAATTAATGAGACGGATGTGAGCTCTGTTGCCTACATCCAGGTAGACAATGCTTTTGGTGATGCCATCTATGAATATGGTCTAAAAGATTTTTTTGAAGAAAAAGGCTATGATGTTTTGTATGAAAAATATGATGAAAACTCCCTAGATCTTCGTCCGATTATGAATAACGTCAAAAATTTTGGACCGGATGCTGTTATTATGACTTCTGGAACTGATAATGAGGCAACCCAGATCATGCGTGCGGCTGCGGAGGCAGGAGTGAATGCTAAAGTGTTTGCCGGAACGGGTGCCGGCCACTCAATTATGGGATTTTATGAGCAGGCCGGGGACTTAGCGGAATATGTGATGTCCAGTGCACCTTGGCATGGTGATAAAAGCCAGGATGAATGGCACGAGTTCTATAACAATTATCGGGATCGGTATGGTCATTCCCCTGGTGAACATGAAGTCGAAGGCTATGTTTCAATCTACATTATTGCCGATGTACTTGAAAGGGCAGAAAGTTTAAACCGTGAAGACGTAAGGAAAGCTTTGGCTGAGACAGATATGATGACCATCTTTGGCCCCATTAAATTTGAAGATTTTGACGGGTATACGAACCAGAATCGAGGGATTACGGAATTGAGCCAATGGATTGACGGTGAGCTAGTCTCGGTTTATCCCGAGGAAGTAGCCGACAGAGAACCAGTCTATCCTTTTCCTTCCTGGAACGAACGCTAA